A region from the Ptychodera flava strain L36383 chromosome 10, AS_Pfla_20210202, whole genome shotgun sequence genome encodes:
- the LOC139143013 gene encoding toll-like receptor 6 — translation MNKIKQRYPLYFRLEEVRELDFDAFISFSEGDSEWVDEQLQPFMEDELELRLCIHTRDFHGGKDIFTNIEDNIKKSKKIIFIVSENFVKSSYCDFEMRLAFSMMLHALQDERILLFIMLEKVPQKDMSDILKFFVNTKTYLAWPEGDENDDERQHFWEQLKGIVTDEWQIF, via the coding sequence atgaacaagATAAAACAGCGTTACCCCCTCTACTTCCGGTTAGAAGAAGTGAGAGAGTTAGATTTCGACGCCTTTATCAGTTTTAGTGAAGGAGATTCCGAGTGGGTTGATGAGCAGCTCCAACCCTTTATGGAAGATGAACTTGAACTGAGACTGTGTATTCACACACGAGACTTCCACGGCGGAAAagatatatttacaaatatcGAGGATAACATCAAAAAGAGCAAGAAAATAATCTTTATCGTGTCAGAAAATTTCGTTAAGAGTTCCTACTGTGATTTTGAAATGCGATTGGCGTTCTCGATGATGTTGCACGCTCTGCAAGATGAGCGTATACTTTTGTTTATAATGTTAGAAAAAGTTCCCCAGAAAGACATGTCTGACATTCTGAAGTTCTTTGTCAATACCAAGACATACTTAGCTTGGCCTGAAGGGGATGAAAACGATGACGAAAGGCAGCACTTCTGGGAACAACTAAAAGGGATAGTAACAGACGAATGGCAAATTTTCTGA